TTGCGCCCTTCTATTTTTAACAATAAACAGTCAAACAGGACAAAAGCTGATAGACTTACGAAGACTTTTTTGGTTGCTGAAATTGGCTGGCAGATAGAGATATGGGTAAAATATTTATTTCCGCAGGTCACGGTGGTTTTGAGGGTTCATTTCGCGATCTAAGTGAGGTGACGGGTGGAGCGATGGAAACTGCTGAATTAGCTGCCACCAGAGACTTAGTGATTGCCGAATTGCGATCGCGGGGCATTTCGATCAGCATCCCTAGTGATGATTTAAATTTATCTGAGACGATCGCATGGATTAATGCAAGAGCTACATCTCAAGATGTGGCGTTGTCATTGCAAATAGATATTGCTAATGCTAGTGAGTTACGCGGTACAACTGGCTATTACATTACAAATAACGCCCTACGTAAACGGCAAGCAGAAATACTTACCAGCGCTTTAACTAAGCGTGTACCTGAAATCATCAATCGCGGCGCAAAAGCGGATACGATCGCGGGCATAGGTAGTTTGAGCTTTTGCCGCCAAATTTCAGTTCCTTCTATTTTACTGGAATTAGTTTTTTCTAACAATTCTCAAGATAAGTTATTAATGCAAACAAGGCGACGCGACTATGCGATCGGAATTGCCGATGGTTTGCAAGCATGGATTAACGAAACTGCCACGACGATTCCTGTATATTCGCCATCCAATCGCCCCACTAATATCAAGCCCGTTACTCATCCAGAGATTAATATCAATCTCAATGGTCAAAGTTATGAAGAAAAAGGGATTTTAGTTTCAGGCAATGTTTTTGTACCTGCTGATTTAGTCGATCGCCTCGGCTTCGCTCTCAACCAAATTCCTCTAAACTGTCGTCTCCGTTATCAAGGTATTGTCTATGTACAGGCGATCGCGCTACGCGAGCTCAATACTTCCGTATCTTGGGATAGCAATACACGCACTCTTTATTTGAAAACAATTTTCAAAGTTTTCACTGGACAAATCGATCAGATCATGGGGGTTGGAAATGCTTCGGAAGTGCAAATGCTGATGTTCCTTAAAAATAATAATGAAGCAGTTCTCACTAAATATAGCGATCTGCCGCATATATATCGCGAAGAAGCAGAAATTGAAGGGGTAAATCACGATATTGCTTTTTGCCAAATGTGTATTGAGACGGGATTTCTCAGATTTGTCAAAGGTATTGAGCCTGAGCAAAATAATTTTGCTAGTTTGGGTGCAGCAGCCAGTTCTCATACAAATGGAGTAGGAGCAAGTTTTACCGATCAGCGCACAGGAGTAAGAGCGCATATCCAACAACTTAAAGCCTATGCCAGTAATGCTCCGCTATTTCAACCACTCGTTGCACCCAGATTCAATTTGGTGGCGAGAGGTATTGCCCCAGTTTTACATCAACTAACTGGACGCTGGACGATCGATCCTCTCTACGATCGCAAAATACTC
This window of the Pseudanabaena sp. BC1403 genome carries:
- a CDS encoding N-acetylmuramoyl-L-alanine amidase translates to MGKIFISAGHGGFEGSFRDLSEVTGGAMETAELAATRDLVIAELRSRGISISIPSDDLNLSETIAWINARATSQDVALSLQIDIANASELRGTTGYYITNNALRKRQAEILTSALTKRVPEIINRGAKADTIAGIGSLSFCRQISVPSILLELVFSNNSQDKLLMQTRRRDYAIGIADGLQAWINETATTIPVYSPSNRPTNIKPVTHPEININLNGQSYEEKGILVSGNVFVPADLVDRLGFALNQIPLNCRLRYQGIVYVQAIALRELNTSVSWDSNTRTLYLKTIFKVFTGQIDQIMGVGNASEVQMLMFLKNNNEAVLTKYSDLPHIYREEAEIEGVNHDIAFCQMCIETGFLRFVKGIEPEQNNFASLGAAASSHTNGVGASFTDQRTGVRAHIQQLKAYASNAPLFQPLVAPRFNLVARGIAPVLHQLTGRWTIDPLYDRKILSLIRRLYESAGIF